The Streptomyces sp. 135 sequence CACGCCAGCCGTACGGTCCTCACCAATTGGAAAGTTTCCTAACAGTTAGTGGCCACGGAAGGGCAGGTGCCGTCATGGCAGCGGGAGGCAGCACGCCGGGAACCCCGGGTACGCCGCGCGTCCTGCGCGCCATGAACGACCGCGCCGTCCTGGACCTGCTGGTCGCCCACGGCCCCCTCACCCGCACCCGCATCGGTGAGCTGACGGGCCTGTCCAAGCCGACCACCTCGCAGCTCCTCGGGCGGCTCGAAGCCGCCGGGCTCGTGCACACCACCGGCAGCCTCAGCGGGCGGCCGGGGCCCAACGCCCTGCTGTACGAGATCGACCCCGGCGCCGGGCACGTCGCGGCGCTGTCCGCCGACCCGACCGGCATCACCGCCCTCGTCGCCGACATCACCGGCACCGTCCTCGGCACCGAGCGTGTGGAGGCCGACGCCATCGCCGACGACGTGCGCCACCGCACCGCCCAGCTCGTCGCGGAGGCCGTCGACGGAGCGCTGCGCCAGGCGGGCCTCGGCCACGACGACCTGCGGGCCGCCGTCATCGGCACCCCCGGCGCCATCGACCCGCACACCGGCCAGCTGCGCTACGCCCCGCACCTGCCGGGCTGGCACTCGCGGACGCTGCGCGACGACCTCGCCGCCGTCCTCGGCACCCCCGTCGACATCGAGAACGACGTGAACCTGGCCGCCGTCGCCGAGCAGTACGAAGGCGCCGCCCAAGACCACGACAACTACGTCCTGACGTGGCTCGACGAAGGCGTCGGCGCCGCCATCGTGCTCGGCGGCACCCTGCTGCGCGGCGCCACCGGCGGCGCGGGCGAGATCGGCTACATGCCGCTGCCGGACGCCCCCCTGGTGCGCAGAGGCTCGCAGGAGAACCGCGACGGCGGCGGTGACGGTGGCTTCGAAAGCCTCGTCTCCGCGTACGTCGTGCGGGAACTCGGGGGCCCGGGCGGGACGCTGGCGGACGTCATGGCCGACGACGGCACGCTCGGCGAAGTCGCGCGGCGCATCGCCACCGGCATCGCCGCCGTCGTCGCCGTCGTGGACCCCGAACTCGTCGTGCTCTCCGGTTCCGTGGCCCAGGCGGGCGGCGACAAACTGCGCGCCAGGGTCGAGGAGGAGCTGACCGGGCTCGCGCTGCCCCGCCCGGAGATCCGCATCAGCGAACTGAACGGCGACCCGATCCTCACCGGCGCCCTCCGCTCCGCCCTCACCCAGGCCCGGGACCAGGTCTTCGACACCGCCTGAGCCCCGCCCTCCCAGCCCGTAGCCCCGTAGCTCCCTCCTCCTCCCCGTAAAGGAAGCCCGCCATGCCGCGATGGCGCATGTCCACCTGCGCGTCCGCGGCGCTCGCCGCAGCCGGCCTGTTGCTCTCCGGCTGCGCCAACCCGAGCGTCGGCAGCGCGAACGACGACCCGACCAAGCCGGTCACCCTGAAGTTCTGGCACGGCTGGGCCACGCCCGGCGAGGTCAAGGCCGTCGACGACAGCATCGAGCGGTTCGAGAAGCTGCATCCCAACATCAGGGTGGAGTCGACCGGGAACGTCACCGACACCACCGTCAACCAGGCGCTGCGCGCGGGCGGCGACAAGGCCCCGGATGTGGTGTCATCCTTCACCACCAACAACGTCGGGCAGTACTGCGACTCCGGGATGTGGGTCGACCTCGACCCCTTCATGAAGAAGACCGGCGTCGACAAGCGCGAGGTCTTCCCCAAGACGCTGCTCGACTACACCAGCTACCAGGGCAATCAGTGCGCCCTCCCCCTCCTCGCCGACGCCTTCGGCATGTATTACAACAAGGACGCCTTCGAAGAGGCCGGCATCGAGCGGCCGCCGCGCACGATGTCCGAGTTCGAGCGGGTCGCCAAGAAGCTCACCGTGCGCCGCGGCGAGGACTCGTACGAGCGGGTCGGGTACATGCCCAACTTCCGGCTCTACCAGAACAGTCCGGACCGCCTCTTCGCGCAGTGGGGACCCAAGTACTTCGACGCGGACGGAAATTCGCGGCTCGCCGAGGAACCGGCGACGTACGACTTCCTGAAGACCGCCCGCCAGCTCGCCGACGCCCAGGGCGGCTTCGACGACCTGGAGAAGTTCCGGCTGACCTTCGGCGACGAGATGTCCAGCCAGAACGCCTTCCTCACGGGCAAGCTCGCCATGCACCTGGACGGCGAGTGGCGCGGTCTCATGCTCAAGGACGCCAAGGCCGACTTCGACTGGGGGGTCGCGCCGCTGCCCGTCCCCGACGACCAGGCGGACACCTACGGACGCGGCTTCATCACCGGCACGGTCGCCGGCATCGCGCACAGCAGCAAGCACCAGAACGCGGCGTGGGAGCTGGTGAGGTTCCTGACCACCGACACCGATCAGGTGGTGGACTTCGCCAACGCCATCCACAACGTGCCGTCCACGTACGCGGCGCTCAAGTCCCCGCGCCTGGACGCCGATCCGACGTTCCGCACCTTCTTCAAGATCCTGGAGAACAAGCACAGCGAGGCCCTGCCGCCCTCCACGAACGGCGGCTCCTACATCGTCTCGCTTGCGGACTTCGCGTACTCCGTCGAAGCCGGGCGCGCGGGAGACCTGCGCGCGGGCCTGAAGAAGCTCGACGACCAGATCGACGCCGACACGCTCCAGTCGAAGAGCTGAGGACCCCTGCGCCATGGCACGTTCCCTGACACTCTCCCGCCCCGCGCGCCGCAGACTGCGCACGCTCGGCTTCCTCTCCCCCTGGCTGGTCGGCTTCAGCGTCTTCTTCGCGTACCCGCTGATCGCGACCGTCTACTTCTCCTTCATGCACTACAACCAGATCAAGGAGCCCACCTTCGTGGGCCTCAGGAACTGGACGTACGTGTTCGACCAGATGCCGCTCTTCGGGCCCGCCCTGTGGAACACCCTGTGGCTGGTCGTGATCATGGTGGCGCTGCGGGTGGTCTTCGGGCTCTCGCTCGGACTGCTCATCACGAAGATCAAGACAGGCGCCGGGTTCTTCCGCACCGCCTTCTACATCCCGTACCTGGCCCCGCCGGTGGCCGCCACCGTCGCCTTCGTCTTCCTGCTCAACCCGGGCACGGGCCCGGTCAACGAGATCCTCGGCACGATGGGGATCTCCGGGCCCAACTGGTTCAACGACCCGGACACCGCCAAGCCCTCGCTGGTGCTGCTCTCCCTGTGGGGCATCGGCGACCTGATGGTGATCTTCATGGCCGCGCTGCTCGACGTACCCAAGGAGCAGTACGAGGCCGCGGAACTGGACGGCGCCGGGGCATGGGCCAAGTTCCGCTACGTCACCTGGCCCTCGATCACGCCGATCGTGATGTTCGCGGTGGTCACGGGTGTCGTGCAGACCATGCAGTACTACACGCAGGCCCTGGTCGCGGGGAAGGTGGCCTCCGGCGTCAACATCGGCCCCGGCTCGGTGATCCAGCCCGGCTATCCGGAGCACTCGACCCTCACGGTCCCCCAGCTCGTCTACTCGATGGGCTTCCAGAACTTCAACACCGGCGCCGCGTGCGTGCTCTCGCTCGTGCTCTTCGCCATCGCCATGGCCGTGACGATGCTCCTGATGCGCAAGCGCTCCGGACTGCTCTCGGCGGAGGACTGAGGACTCATGACGACTACCGCTCTCAGCGCGCCGGCCGCGCCCGAACGCACCGCCGCCCCGCTCCGGGGCCCCGCCGCAGCCCGCGCCCGCCGCAAGCGGATCCTGCACTGGATCGCCGTACACAGTGTGGCGATCGCGGTCGCGCTGCTGTTCGTCCTGCCGTTCGTCTTCGTCTTCCTGACGTCGGTGATGAGCGACTCCCAGGCGATGAGCGGCGAGCTGTGGCCGGACTCCTGGCACTGGTCCAACTACAAGACGGTGTTCGACACACCCGGCTTCCTGGACTGGTGGCGCAATTCGCTCCTGTACGCGGGGCTCGGCACCCTCCTCACGGTCTGCTCGGCGATCCCCGTGGCGTACGCGCTCGCCAAGTTCCGCTTCCGCGGCCGGCGCACCGCGATGATGCTCGTCATCTCCACGATGATGCTGCCGCCGCAGGTCATCGTGATCCCGATGTACCTGGTGTGGGCGCAGCAGCTGCACCTGTCGGGCACGCTGTGGCCGCTGATCATCCCGATGGCGTTCGGTGACGCGTACTCGATCTTCCTGCTGCGGCAGTTCCTCCTGACCATTCCCAAGGAGTACATAGAGTCGGCGAAGGTGGACGGCTGCGGGGAGTTCCGCACCATGGTCAAGATCGTGGTGCCGATGGCCAAGCCCGGCATCGCCGCCATCGCGCTCTTCCAGTTCTTCTACTGCTGGAACGACTACTTCGGGCCGCAGATCTACGCGGCCCAGAACCCCGGCGCGTGGACTCTTTCGTACGGCCTCGAGTCCTTCAAGAGCGCCCACAGCGTCAACTGGAACCTGACCATGGCGGCGACACTGCTCGTCATGGCGCCGGTCATCCTCGTCTTCTTCTTCGCACAGAAGGCCTTCGTCGAAGGCGTCACCCTCACCGGAGTAAAGGGCTGAGACACGTAATGAAGCTCGCAGTGGTCGGCGGAGGGTCGACCTACACACCCGAACTCATCGACGGCTTCGCCCGTTTGAGGGACACCTTGCCGATCGAGGAACTGGTCCTCGTCGACCCGGCCGCGGACCGGCTCGAACTCGTGGGCGGCCTCGCGCGGCGGATCTTCGCCAAGCAGGGCCATCCGGGGCGCATCGTCACCACGTCCGACGTGGACGCGGGCGTCGCCGACGCCGACGCGGTCCTCCTTCAGCTGCGCGTCGGCGGGCAGGCGGCCCGGCAGCAGGACGAGACGTGGCCGCTGGAGTGCGGCTGCGTCGGCCAGGAGACGACCGGGGCGGGCGGCCTCGCGAAGGCGCTGCGCACGGTACCGGTGGTCCTGGACATCGCCGAGCGCGTACGGCGCACCAACCCGGACGCCTGGATCATCGACTTCACCAACCCGGTCGGCATCGTGACGCGGGCGCTGCTCCAGGCCGGGCACAAGGCGGTCGGACTGTGCAACGTGGCGATCGGCTTCCAGCGGAAGTTCGCGAAGCTGCTCGACGTCGCGCCGGGGCAGGTGCATCTCGATCACGTGGGGCTCAACCACCTGACGTGGGAGACGGGCGTACGCATCGGGGGTCCGGGCGGCGACGACGTGCTGCCCAAGCTGCTGGCCGAGCACGGGGACGCGGTCGCCGAGGACCTGCACATGCCGCGCGAGATCGTCGACCGGCTCGGCGTCGTGCCCTCGTACTACCTGCGCTACTACTACCAGCACGACGCGGTGGTGGAGGAGCTGCGGACCAAGCCGTCACGGGCCGCCGAAGTGGCGGCGATGGAGCGGCAGTTGCTGGAGATGTACGGGGACCCGGCGCTCGACGAGAAGCCGGAGCTGCTGGCCAAGCGCGGCGGCGCCTTCTACTCCGAGGCGGCCGTGGACCTGGCGGCTTCGCTGCTCGGCAACGGCGGCAGCCCCTACCAGGTGGTGAACACCGTCAACAACGGCACGCTGCCGTTCCTCCCCGACGACGCGGTCATCGAGGTGCAGGCCACGGTGGACGGCACGGGCGCGAAGCCGCTCCCGGTGGAGAAGCTGGACCCGCTGCACTCGGGGCTGATCTCCCACGTCACCGGGTACGAGGACCTGGCGCTCCGGGCGGCCCTGCACGGCGGCCGGAACCGCGTCTTCAAGGCGCTGCTCGCCCACCCGCTGGTCGGCCAGTACGCGTACGCGGAGGCGCTCACCGACCACCTCATCGCCCACAACCGGGAGCACCTGGCGTGGGCGTAGGCACGAGCGTGCTCGCGATCGACGCGGGCAACAGCAAGACCGACGTCGCGGTGGTCGCGGCCGACGGCCAGGTCGTCGGCGCGGCCCGCGGCGGCGGGTTCCAGCCGCCGCGGGTCGGTGTCGAACCGGCGGTGGACGTGCTGGCGGAGGCGGTGACGCGGGCGCTCGCCCAGGCGGGCGCCGACACCGTCGGCCACGTGTCGGCGTGCCTGGCCAACGCCGACCTCCCGGTGGAGGAGCGGGAGTTGGCGCGGGCGCTGCGCCGGCGCGGCTGGGGCACGTCGGCGCAGGTCTACAACGACACCTTCGCGGTGCTGCGCGCCGGGCTCCTGGAGGACGCGGAGCCGCGGGGCGTCGCCGTGGTGTGCGGCGCGGGCATCAACTGCGTCGGCATGCTGCCCGACGGACGCACCGCCCGCTTCCCCGCGATCGGCCGCATCTCCGGCGACTGGGGCGGGGGCGGCGGCCTCGCCGAGGAGGCGCTGTGGCACGCGGCGCGCGCCGAGGACGGCCGCGGCGGCCCGACCGCACTGCGGGAGGCGCTGCCCGCGCACTTCGGCCTCCCGTCCATGTACGCGCTGATCGAGGCGCTGCATCTGGGTCACATCGCCGCTGCTCGGCGGCATGAGTTGACACCGGTGCTCTTCGCCACGGCGGCGGCGGGCGACGCGGTGGCGCGCTCGCTGGTGGACCGGATGGCCGATGAGGTCGTCGCCATGTCGACCGTGGCGCTCGACCGCCTGGCTCTGCTCGACGAGGAGGCCCCGGTACTGCTCGGCGGCAGCGTACTGGCCGCCCGCCACCCTCAACTGGACCACCGCGTCCGCCTGTTGCTCTCCGAACGGGCCCCCAAGGCCCAACCACGCGTGGTCACGGCCCGCCCGGTCCTGGGCGCGGCCCTACTCGGCCTCGACCAGGCAGGGGCACCCTCCGAGACGTACGCACGCGTACGAAGCCATTACGAAGGGGGCACGCGGGACTGACGCACAGACAGGTCAGTCCCGCCCCGGGCCTCGCCCGACACGGCGGCGCACACCGGCGCCGGCGGCGGTTCCCGCGCGCGCCGTGTGCGCGGGCGGGAACCGAACCTCTCCCCCATACGTGTTCAAAGGCAGGGATCCGCGCAAGATCGCGACAAGGCCTGTGCGGATGTCAGTCCCTGGGGCAATACTTGCGGCCGTGCACTTCTTCCCGCGCCGCGTGCGTCGGGCGGGAGGAACCGTCCGATGACCAAGGGGGAGGTCGAGGTCAAGGTGACATATCCGCCGAACGGCAGCGCGGCGCCGCCAGGGCACCCGCGCAGCCCGCGCCGACGATGCCCGCCGTGCCGCCGCAGGGCCGCCGCCCGAGCGCCGCCGCCGCGCCGCGCCGTACCGCCTGGGCCGAGGGCACCGACCGGCTGCGCGCCGCCGCGACCACGGAGCCGGGCAGGCTGCGCATCATCGGTGCCGTCCTCGCCCTGCTCGTCGTGGCGTTCGGCGCGGTCACCACCTGGCAGATGACGGAGCGTTCCACCGCCGCGGACGACGTGCTGCGCCGCAGCCAGCCGCTGAGCGCCGACGCCGCGGCCATCTACCGTTCCCTGGCTGACGCCAACACCGCTGCGTCCAGCGGCTTCCTGGCGGGGGGCCAGGAACCCGCCGCCGTCCGCGACCGGTACGAGCGCGACATCGAGCGGGCCTCGCAGAAGCTCGCCACCGCCGCGGCGGCCGCCGGCTCGGACTCCTCCTCGGCCACGGCCGTCGGCAAGCTGAACAAGCTGCTGCCCCAGTACACGGGCCTGATCGAGCGCGCCCGCGCGAACAACCGCCAGGGCCTGCCGCTCGGCGGCGCCTATCTGCGCTACGCCAACGACAAGATGCAGACGCAGATGCTCCCGGCCGCCGAGAAGCTCTACAAGGCGGAGAACGCCCGCCTGACCTCCGACTACGGCGACGCCAAGCCCTACCCGTGGTTCGCCATCTCCCTCGGCGTCCTCGCGCTCGCCGCCCTCGCCTGGGCGCAGCGCCGCAACTACCGCCGCACGAACCGGGTGTTCAACCACGGGCTGCTCGCCGCGACCGCCGCCACCACGGTCGTACTGCTCTGGCTGGTGGTCGGCCACACCTTCGCCCGCTCGGGGCTCAACGACTCGTACGACCACGGCGTGCGGTCCCTGAACGTCCTCAACGACGCCCGCATCAGCTCGCTGAAGGCGCGGGGCGACGAGAACCTCACGCTGGTCAGCCGTGGCGCGGAGACCACCGAGGTGGCGGGCGAGACCGAGGACAAGTTCGACGTCTCCTACCGCGCGCAGATGAAGCGGCTCGGCGGCGCCGAGAGCGGCCTGCTGGGCAGGGCGGCCGACCTCGCCGACGACCCGGACGGCGAGCGCCCGGTGGCCGAGGCCGCGAAGAACGTGGGCGTCTGGAAGGACCGCCACAAGGAGGCCCGCTCCAGCGACGACTCCGGTGACTACCAAGGAGCACTCGACAAGGTCATAGGCGGCAAGAACGGCCGGGGCGCCCAGCCGACCGGCGAGTGCTTCGACAACGTGGACGCGGCCCTGGACCGCGCCCTCAGGCACGAGCAGCAGGAGTTCAAGCGGGCCGCCACGGACGGCAGGGGCGCCATGACAGGACTGCCGGTCGGCGCCGCCGTGCTCGCGGTCCTCGGCGCGGCGGGCGCCGTACTCGGCATCGGCCGCAGGCTTTCGGAGTACCGGTGATGGGGCCAGAGGTGGAAGGGGGCGCGCAGACGATGCGTACACGACGTGGCACGGTCAGGCTGCGCGGCTGGGGCGGAGTCGGTGCGATGGGGGTCGCCTGCGCCCTGACGGGTGCGCTCGCGCTGGCCCTGCCACACAAGGACGGCGGCGCGGCGACGGCCGACGCCGGCACCGGCGTCACGGTGGCCGCGCCCGCGCGCGCGGACGCCGACGACTGCAACGACCGGAGCCTGCGCCCCGCGGGCAAGGACGGCCCGGCGATCGACGCCATAAAGAACCGCGAGGTCAAGAAGCTCATCGTCGGCGTCGACCAGAACAGCTACCGCTGGGGCTACCGCGACCCGAACAAGAAGGGCGGCGAGCTCGAAGGCTTCGACATCGACCTCGCGCGCGAGATCGCCGAGGAGATCTTCGGCGACCGCGACGCCGTGGTCTTCCGCGCCATCCCCACCAACCAGCGCATCCCGGCCATCAAGAGCGGGCAGGTCGACATGGTGGTGCGCACCATGACGGTCAACTGCGAGCGCCTGAAGGACGTCGACTTCTCCACGGGGTACTTCCAGACGGGTCAGCAGGTCCTCGCCCCCAAGAAGTCCGACATCACGGGGTACAACGAAACCCTCAAGGGCAAGAAGGTCTGTTCGGCGGCGGGCTCCATCGCCCTGGAGGAGCTAAAGAAGAAGGACTTCGGCGCCGACATCTCCACCAGGGTGCCCAACCAGCTCGACTGCCTGGTCCGGCTCCAGCTCGGTGAGGTGGACGCCGTGGTGACCGACAGCGCGCTCGCCGCGAGCCAGGCCGCGCAGGACCCGACGGTCGAGCTCAAGGGCGAGGAGCCGTTCACCACCGAGCACTACGGCGTGGCGATGAAGAAGGGCTCGGACGACCTGGTGCGCCGGGTCAACAAGGTGCTTGAGGAGTACCGCGAGGACGGGAAGAACGGCTGGCAGAAGTCCTACGACAAGTGGCTCAAGGGCGGCCTCGGCGAGGTGTCGGGCCCGCCGCGGGCCGAGTACCGCGACTGACGCGGAGACGGCCGCGACCCCCGGAGCGGACAACTGACCCGATGCGACTGAAGTGTTGCGGCAACGCAGAGCGGAGAGGTGATCGATGAGCGTCACGGGACCCCCTGGTCCGGTGATGGACCGGGACGAGGTGGACCGTGCGCTGGCGCGGCTCGACGCCGAGCACGAGGCGATCGAGACCTCGCTGCTCGCCCTCCAGGACCACGCGGGACGCCGGCTCCTGGAAGGTGCCGCGCTCACCGGCGTCACCCAGGAGCGCTGGGCGGCCACGGAGCACCGGATCACCCTGCTCTGGGCCTACTTCGACGCCTACGCCGGCGCCCTGCGCGCCGCGCACGACCTGCGGGCCCGCAGACGCTGGCTCAGCCGTGACGACCTGGTCGAGCTGACGGAACTGCTGCGCGGCGAGTCGGTGACCGTCGCGGGCGGCGCCGGGTCCGGCCACTCGCCGTCGGTCACCGGCCCCGCCAAGCTCACCGAGCGGTTCACCCTCGAAGAGCTGGTGGCCCGCATGAACGACCTGTACGCGCACTCCCTCGACATGGTCGTCGCCGCCGACGCCGTGTGGTCGGCGCTGCCCGCCCGCATCGATCTGCTCGCCGCCGAGCTGGCCCGCACCCGCCACCTCGCGCACTCCGTCGGCGTACGCCCCGGGGAGCATCCCGCGGGCGACGACCTGGAGCGCATCACGCGCGGCCTGACCGCCCTGCGCGAGCAGGTGATCAGCGACCCGCTCGCCTTCTGGCAGCGCGCGGAGGGCAGTTCGGCGCCCGGCGGCGGCCGCGCGCACACCGACCGGTACGACCGTGAGGCGCGCGCCCTGGAGGAGGTGCGCCGCGAGATCGAGGCGGTGCTCACCGTCCGCCAGGACGCGGAGGCCCGCCTCGGCAGGTTGCGCGACGTGCTCTCCCGCGCCGACCGCACCCTCGCCGAGGCCCGCAGCGCCCGCGGCGAGGTGCTCGCGAAGATCGCCGCCTCCGAGGTGCCCGCGGTCAGCGGCCCGCCGACCGCGCTCCAGGAGCAGCTGGCGAAAGCCTCCGACTACCGCAGGAACGCCCAGTGGCACCGCCTCTCCCCGCTCCTGGAGTCCCTGGAGGAGAAGGCCGAGGACGAACTGCTGCGCGCCCGCGAGTCCCTGACCGCCGTCACGGCGCCCCTCGCGGTCCGCGCGGAGCTGCGCGGCCGCCTGGACGCGTACAAGGCGAAGGTCGCCCGGCACGGCCACGCCGAGGACCCGCTTCTCGTCGAGCGGTACGACGCGGCGCGCCGGATGCTGTGGAGCGCGCCCTGTGATCTGCGCGTGGCCGAGCAGGCGGTGCTGCGCTATCAGCAGGCGGCCGCCGAGGTGCTCGCGCCGAGGGTCCCGCAGCAGGGCGGGCCCACCGACCGGAGGGGGGAAGCGTGAGCCAGCGGCAGTGTCAGCGGCCCGGATGCACGGGGTCGTACGAGGATGTCGGCGGCGGCGAGCTGTACTGCGACACGTGCGGTCTCGCCCCGGTGGTCGCGCCGAACGGATCGGTGAGTTCGCCGCCGACGGGTGTCACGGGCGGGGGCAAGGGCGCGCGGGGCTCCGGCAGTTCGAGCGCCCGCTCGGCATCACGCTCGTCCCGCGCTTCGTCGCGCTCGTCCCGCTCGTCCCGTTCGCAGTCCTCACGCCGGTCGGTCTCGGGGCGGCTCTCCCGCTCCCTGTCGGGCGCGTCGACGTCGCGTTCGGTGTCGGTGCGCAGCTCGGGGTCGACGCCGTCGTCCTCCGGGCGCGGGCGGCTCGGCGTCGGTCTGGTCACCGTGCCGGACGTGCCGCGGCCCGATCCGCGCGGCGCGGTGCAGCAGAACCCCGAGGTGCCCGAGCGCAAGCGGTTCTGCTCGCGCTCGGACTGCGGGGCGCCGGTGGGCCGCGCGCGCGGGGACCGTCCCGGCCGCACCGAGGGGTTCTGCACCAAGTGCGGCCACCCCTACTCCTTCGTACCGAAGCTGAACCCCGGCGACATCGTGCACGGCCAGTACGAGGTCGTGGGCTGCCTGGCGCACGGCGGCCTCGGCTGGGTCTACCTCGCCATCGACCGGGCCGTCTCCGACCGCTGGGTGGTCCTCAAGGGCCTGCTCGACACGGGCGACCAGGACGCGATGGCCGCCGCGATCTCCGAGCGCCGCTTCCTCGCCGAGATCGAGCACGCCAACATCGTGCGGATCTACAACTTCGTCGAGCACCTCGACCAGCGCACCGGCTCCATGGACGGCTACATCGTCATGGAGTACGTGGGCGGCAAGTCCCTGAAGGAGATCGCCAACGGCCGCCGCACGCCCGACGGCAGACGCGATCCGCTGCCGGTCGAGCAGGCGTGCGCGTACGGCATCGAGGCCCTCGAAGCGCTCGGGCACCTGCACAGCCGCCATCTGCTGTACTGCGACTTCAAGGTCGACAACGCCATCCAGACCGAGGGCCAGCTCAAGGTCATCGACATGGGTGCCGTCCGCAGGATGGACGACGACGAGTCCGCGATCTACGGCACGGTCGGCTATCAGGCCCCCGAAGTCGCCGAGACGGGGCCCTCGGTCGCCTCCGACCTCTACACGGTCGCGCGCACCCTCGCCGTGCTGACCTTCGACTTCCAGGGTTATACGAACGTGTTCGTGGACACCCTGCCCGACCCCGACAACATCGAGGTCTTCCGCCGCTACGAGTCGTTCTACCGCCTCCTGGTGCGCGCCACCGACCCCGACCCGGCCCGCCGCTTCGCCTCCGCGCAGGAGATGGCCGAGCAGCTCACGGGCGTGCTGCGGGAGGTCGTGGCGCTCCAGACCGGCAGGCCGCGCCCCGCGCTCTCCACGCTCTTCGGGCCCGAGCTGAAGGTCACCGACACGGAGCTGTTCGCGGAGCTGCCGGGCGAGGTGTCTCGGCTCGGGGTGCGGCCGCTCGTCCCGGCGGGTTCGAGGGCCCGCCGGGAACTGCCGCCCGCGCCCCCGGTGACGGCCATCGTGCGGCCCCTGGACTGCGCGGCGACCGCGCTCGCCCTGCCGGTGCCGCGCGTCGACCCGAACGACCCGAACGCGGGCTTCCTCGCCGGTCTGATGGCGTCCGCTCCCGCCGAGCTGATCACCGCGCTCGGGGCGGCGCCCGCCGACTCCGTCGAGCTCCGGCTGCGCGGCCTGCGCGCGCGGCTCGCGATGGGGGAGGTCGCCTCCGCCGCCGAGGCCCTCGCCGACCTGGAGCGGCGCCATCCGGACGACTGGCGCGTGGTCTGGTACCGGGGCGTCGCGGCCCTGGTCACCGGCGACTTCGAGAGCGCCGCGCTCTCCTTCGACGCGGTCTACGACGCGTTCCCCGGCGAGGCGGCGCCGAAGCTGGCGCTCGGCGTGTGCGCGGAGGTCCTCGGCCAGCTGGACAACGCCGCCGAGTACTACCGCCTGGTGTGGGCCACCGACCCGAGCTATGTGAGCGCGGCCTTCGGTCTGGCCAGGGTGCGGCTCGCCGCCGACGACAGGGCGGGCGCGGTGCGCACCCTGGAGTCGGTGCCGGAGTCCTCCATCCACTACACCGCGGCCCGGGTCGCGGCGGTGCGGGCGCGTCTTCGCCGTCGTATGGAGGGTCAGGCGGCGGCGCCGGGCGCGGCGTTCCTGGACGACCTGACGGCGGCCGCGGGGCAGATCGAGGCGCTCGCGGGCTTCGGTCTGGACGCGGTGCGCAGGGAGCGCCTGTCGACCGAGGTTCTGGGGACGGCGCTCGACTGGGTACTCTCCGGTAGGCACTCTGGTCACGTATCCGCGCCGCCGGCCACCACCGGAACGCGGACCGTGCTGCTCGGCAGTGCTCTGGACGAGCGCGGTCTCCGGTTCGGTCTGGAGCGTTCGTACCGGACACTGGCCCGGCTCGCACAGGGTGGCGAGGAGAGGATCGAACTGGTGGAGCGGGCCAACCGTTTCCGCCCCCGGACGTGGGTGTGAGTGATGTCGCAGATGCCCCAACTGTCTGCCTGCCCCAGCTGCGAGGAGCCGCTGGAGTCGGGTGACCTGTTCTGTGGTGCGTGCGGGTACGACCTGTCGGCGGTGCCGGCCCGCCCCGCCA is a genomic window containing:
- a CDS encoding sugar ABC transporter permease, whose product is MARSLTLSRPARRRLRTLGFLSPWLVGFSVFFAYPLIATVYFSFMHYNQIKEPTFVGLRNWTYVFDQMPLFGPALWNTLWLVVIMVALRVVFGLSLGLLITKIKTGAGFFRTAFYIPYLAPPVAATVAFVFLLNPGTGPVNEILGTMGISGPNWFNDPDTAKPSLVLLSLWGIGDLMVIFMAALLDVPKEQYEAAELDGAGAWAKFRYVTWPSITPIVMFAVVTGVVQTMQYYTQALVAGKVASGVNIGPGSVIQPGYPEHSTLTVPQLVYSMGFQNFNTGAACVLSLVLFAIAMAVTMLLMRKRSGLLSAED
- a CDS encoding carbohydrate ABC transporter permease, whose amino-acid sequence is MTTTALSAPAAPERTAAPLRGPAAARARRKRILHWIAVHSVAIAVALLFVLPFVFVFLTSVMSDSQAMSGELWPDSWHWSNYKTVFDTPGFLDWWRNSLLYAGLGTLLTVCSAIPVAYALAKFRFRGRRTAMMLVISTMMLPPQVIVIPMYLVWAQQLHLSGTLWPLIIPMAFGDAYSIFLLRQFLLTIPKEYIESAKVDGCGEFRTMVKIVVPMAKPGIAAIALFQFFYCWNDYFGPQIYAAQNPGAWTLSYGLESFKSAHSVNWNLTMAATLLVMAPVILVFFFAQKAFVEGVTLTGVKG
- a CDS encoding BadF/BadG/BcrA/BcrD ATPase family protein, yielding MGVGTSVLAIDAGNSKTDVAVVAADGQVVGAARGGGFQPPRVGVEPAVDVLAEAVTRALAQAGADTVGHVSACLANADLPVEERELARALRRRGWGTSAQVYNDTFAVLRAGLLEDAEPRGVAVVCGAGINCVGMLPDGRTARFPAIGRISGDWGGGGGLAEEALWHAARAEDGRGGPTALREALPAHFGLPSMYALIEALHLGHIAAARRHELTPVLFATAAAGDAVARSLVDRMADEVVAMSTVALDRLALLDEEAPVLLGGSVLAARHPQLDHRVRLLLSERAPKAQPRVVTARPVLGAALLGLDQAGAPSETYARVRSHYEGGTRD
- a CDS encoding ROK family transcriptional regulator, translating into MAAGGSTPGTPGTPRVLRAMNDRAVLDLLVAHGPLTRTRIGELTGLSKPTTSQLLGRLEAAGLVHTTGSLSGRPGPNALLYEIDPGAGHVAALSADPTGITALVADITGTVLGTERVEADAIADDVRHRTAQLVAEAVDGALRQAGLGHDDLRAAVIGTPGAIDPHTGQLRYAPHLPGWHSRTLRDDLAAVLGTPVDIENDVNLAAVAEQYEGAAQDHDNYVLTWLDEGVGAAIVLGGTLLRGATGGAGEIGYMPLPDAPLVRRGSQENRDGGGDGGFESLVSAYVVRELGGPGGTLADVMADDGTLGEVARRIATGIAAVVAVVDPELVVLSGSVAQAGGDKLRARVEEELTGLALPRPEIRISELNGDPILTGALRSALTQARDQVFDTA
- a CDS encoding 6-phospho-beta-glucosidase codes for the protein MKLAVVGGGSTYTPELIDGFARLRDTLPIEELVLVDPAADRLELVGGLARRIFAKQGHPGRIVTTSDVDAGVADADAVLLQLRVGGQAARQQDETWPLECGCVGQETTGAGGLAKALRTVPVVLDIAERVRRTNPDAWIIDFTNPVGIVTRALLQAGHKAVGLCNVAIGFQRKFAKLLDVAPGQVHLDHVGLNHLTWETGVRIGGPGGDDVLPKLLAEHGDAVAEDLHMPREIVDRLGVVPSYYLRYYYQHDAVVEELRTKPSRAAEVAAMERQLLEMYGDPALDEKPELLAKRGGAFYSEAAVDLAASLLGNGGSPYQVVNTVNNGTLPFLPDDAVIEVQATVDGTGAKPLPVEKLDPLHSGLISHVTGYEDLALRAALHGGRNRVFKALLAHPLVGQYAYAEALTDHLIAHNREHLAWA
- a CDS encoding ABC transporter substrate-binding protein; translation: MPRWRMSTCASAALAAAGLLLSGCANPSVGSANDDPTKPVTLKFWHGWATPGEVKAVDDSIERFEKLHPNIRVESTGNVTDTTVNQALRAGGDKAPDVVSSFTTNNVGQYCDSGMWVDLDPFMKKTGVDKREVFPKTLLDYTSYQGNQCALPLLADAFGMYYNKDAFEEAGIERPPRTMSEFERVAKKLTVRRGEDSYERVGYMPNFRLYQNSPDRLFAQWGPKYFDADGNSRLAEEPATYDFLKTARQLADAQGGFDDLEKFRLTFGDEMSSQNAFLTGKLAMHLDGEWRGLMLKDAKADFDWGVAPLPVPDDQADTYGRGFITGTVAGIAHSSKHQNAAWELVRFLTTDTDQVVDFANAIHNVPSTYAALKSPRLDADPTFRTFFKILENKHSEALPPSTNGGSYIVSLADFAYSVEAGRAGDLRAGLKKLDDQIDADTLQSKS